One region of Rhizobium sp. WYJ-E13 genomic DNA includes:
- a CDS encoding polysaccharide deacetylase family protein has translation MEPVRHLTRDFVGYGAKGYDPKWPNGARLALNIVLNVEEGSEPSIPDGDASSEAALTEGGSGSFAGRDLAAESMFEYGSRVGFWRLAGLLEERSLPATVMACALALERNPEIAGYLRASRFDVCAHGWRWEHHRGLSLDEERARIARTAQSIRSSIGTAPEGWYCRYGPSVNTRELLVEHGGFSYDSDAYNEELPYWVRVGDRNHLIVPYSLTNNDAKFMRGAMATADQFFQFLRDAFDFLYAEGRHAPKMMSVGLHLRIAGHPGRAAGLQRFLDHVSRHDGVWICRRADIARHWHRYHQPS, from the coding sequence ATGGAACCTGTGAGGCACCTGACGCGGGATTTTGTCGGCTACGGCGCAAAAGGCTACGATCCCAAATGGCCGAACGGTGCCCGTCTGGCGCTGAACATCGTCCTAAACGTCGAGGAAGGCTCCGAGCCTTCCATCCCAGACGGCGATGCATCCAGCGAGGCTGCGCTGACCGAAGGCGGTTCAGGCTCGTTTGCGGGCCGTGATCTCGCCGCAGAATCGATGTTCGAATATGGAAGCCGCGTCGGATTCTGGCGGCTGGCGGGATTGCTGGAAGAGCGCAGTCTGCCGGCGACCGTCATGGCATGCGCCTTGGCGCTCGAACGAAATCCCGAGATCGCCGGTTATCTGCGCGCGAGCCGGTTCGACGTCTGCGCGCATGGCTGGCGCTGGGAGCACCATCGCGGCCTTTCGCTGGACGAGGAGCGCGCGCGTATTGCCAGAACCGCGCAAAGCATCAGGAGCTCGATCGGCACGGCGCCGGAAGGCTGGTATTGCCGATACGGTCCAAGCGTCAATACGCGCGAGCTGCTGGTCGAACATGGTGGATTCTCCTACGACAGCGACGCTTACAACGAGGAGCTGCCTTATTGGGTCAGGGTCGGCGACCGTAACCACCTAATCGTTCCCTACAGTCTTACAAACAACGACGCCAAGTTTATGCGCGGTGCAATGGCGACCGCCGACCAGTTCTTCCAGTTCCTGCGCGACGCATTCGACTTCCTGTATGCCGAGGGCCGACACGCGCCGAAAATGATGTCGGTCGGCCTGCACTTGCGCATCGCCGGGCATCCCGGTCGGGCCGCCGGGCTGCAGCGCTTTCTCGATCATGTCTCTCGCCACGACGGCGTCTGGATCTGCCGCCGCGCCGACATTGCCAGGCACTGGCACCGCTACCACCAGCCGTCATAA